A section of the Devosia rhizoryzae genome encodes:
- a CDS encoding ribose-phosphate pyrophosphokinase gives MKLVTGNSNRPLAQAVASYLELPLSDCTVKRFNDKEVFVEVHENVRGEDAFIIQSTSYPANDNLMELLILTDALRRSSARRITAVLPYFGYARQDRRATGRTPISAKLVANLIAEAGVNRVITLDLHAAQIQGFFDIPTDNLYAAPIITRDILDNYKLDNTMIVSPDVGGVARARAVAQRLGTDLAIVDKRRPKAGVSEVMNIIGDVSGQSCILIDDIVDSGGTLVNAADALLKAGAKDVAAYITHGVLSQGAAERISASKLKELVITDSILETEAVKAAANIRRMSIAPLMGEAIARTASEQSVSSLFD, from the coding sequence ATGAAGCTGGTGACCGGTAACTCCAACCGTCCGCTCGCACAGGCTGTCGCCAGCTACCTCGAACTGCCGCTCTCCGACTGCACCGTCAAGCGCTTCAACGACAAGGAAGTGTTTGTCGAAGTGCATGAAAATGTCCGCGGCGAAGACGCCTTCATTATTCAGTCGACGAGCTATCCGGCCAACGACAACCTGATGGAGCTGCTGATCCTAACCGATGCGCTGCGCCGCTCCTCGGCCCGCCGCATCACCGCCGTCCTGCCCTATTTCGGCTATGCCCGCCAGGATCGCCGCGCCACCGGCCGCACGCCGATCTCGGCTAAGCTCGTCGCCAACCTGATTGCCGAAGCCGGCGTCAACCGCGTCATCACGCTCGATCTTCATGCCGCGCAGATCCAGGGCTTTTTCGATATCCCGACCGACAATCTTTATGCCGCGCCGATCATCACCCGCGACATTCTCGACAATTATAAGCTGGACAACACCATGATCGTTTCGCCCGACGTCGGCGGCGTGGCTCGTGCCCGCGCCGTGGCGCAGCGGCTGGGAACCGATCTTGCCATCGTCGACAAGCGCCGCCCCAAGGCCGGCGTCTCGGAAGTCATGAACATCATCGGTGACGTATCGGGCCAAAGCTGCATCCTGATCGACGATATCGTCGATAGCGGCGGCACGCTGGTCAATGCGGCCGACGCCCTGCTCAAAGCCGGTGCCAAGGACGTGGCGGCTTATATCACGCATGGCGTGCTGTCGCAGGGGGCAGCAGAGCGCATTTCGGCGAGCAAGCTCAAGGAGCTGGTGATCACCGACTCGATCCTCGAGACCGAAGCGGTCAAGGCTGCGGCCAACATCCGTCGCATGTCGATCGCGCCGCTGATGGGCGAAGCCATCGCCCGCACCGCCAGCGAACAAAGCGTTTCGAGCCTTTTCGACTAG
- the pgeF gene encoding peptidoglycan editing factor PgeF yields the protein MTPFQTAETLSELSGIRHGFFGRAGGVSGGEFEGLNVSWAVGDDPQIVDQNRELVRDAIGIGPLVILRQTHSTQVVTVSGPVDPSSLEGDAMVTATPGLALSILTADCTPVLFADKEAGVIGAAHAGWRGAAEGILPKTLDAMVAIGADLSRIRAATGPTIYGPDYEVGDKFMADFLAIDPSGAAHFSTPSGGQPHFDLPGFVEEQLRAAGLAAVERVGSSTYAHPDRYFSHRYATHQKTRTGRQISVIGLA from the coding sequence ATGACGCCGTTCCAGACTGCAGAAACGCTGTCCGAGCTTTCGGGCATTCGCCACGGCTTTTTCGGCCGGGCCGGTGGCGTTTCCGGCGGCGAGTTCGAAGGGCTCAATGTCTCTTGGGCGGTGGGCGATGATCCCCAGATCGTCGATCAAAATCGCGAACTGGTGCGGGACGCGATCGGCATTGGTCCGCTGGTCATCCTGCGGCAGACGCATTCGACGCAGGTCGTGACCGTTAGTGGACCCGTAGATCCGTCGAGCCTCGAAGGCGATGCCATGGTGACCGCGACGCCAGGCCTGGCGCTGTCCATCCTTACCGCCGACTGCACGCCCGTGCTGTTTGCCGACAAGGAAGCCGGGGTCATCGGCGCGGCCCATGCCGGCTGGCGGGGGGCGGCAGAAGGGATTTTGCCAAAAACCCTCGATGCGATGGTGGCAATCGGTGCTGACCTTTCCCGTATCCGTGCCGCCACCGGTCCGACGATTTATGGACCCGATTACGAGGTGGGGGACAAGTTCATGGCAGATTTTCTCGCCATCGATCCTTCGGGTGCCGCCCATTTCTCGACGCCGTCAGGCGGGCAGCCGCATTTCGACCTGCCCGGCTTTGTGGAAGAGCAGCTGCGCGCGGCAGGTCTTGCAGCCGTGGAGCGGGTCGGCTCGAGCACCTATGCTCACCCGGACCGCTACTTTTCGCATCGCTATGCCACACACCAGAAGACGCGCACGGGGCGGCAGATATCGGTGATCGGCCTCGCATAG
- a CDS encoding class I SAM-dependent methyltransferase yields the protein MSQSLSLEEQIDLQIRTAGPMSVATYMGLCLTHPTKGYYKGADPLGAQGDFITAPEISQMFGELIGFWLVNLWQQMNEPKAFTLLELGPGRGTLMADILRVACRAPGFRDGLQLRLFETNPALMAEQNARLEVYDPKWLQNFDAFDEGPVLVVANEFFDALPIRQFVRKADGWHERQVGLLDGRRAFGLSPTPIPASAMPDALASAAEDTLLEVNFAGAEVMTRLAKVVAQQGGAILAIDYGYAQTRTGETLQGVRRHQFADVLDAPGETDLSAHVDFGALANVSRGAGLAAEPLATQGEFLTRLGIGERASALSRANPGSADDVQAAQNRLIGKDGMGELFKVFCAHSPGLAPAGFVP from the coding sequence ATGAGCCAAAGCCTCAGCCTTGAAGAGCAGATCGACCTCCAGATCCGCACTGCTGGGCCGATGTCGGTCGCGACCTATATGGGGCTCTGCCTCACCCACCCAACCAAGGGCTACTACAAGGGCGCCGACCCGCTTGGCGCCCAGGGCGACTTCATCACCGCCCCGGAAATCTCGCAGATGTTCGGCGAGCTGATCGGCTTCTGGCTGGTCAATCTCTGGCAGCAGATGAACGAGCCCAAGGCTTTTACGCTTCTCGAGCTTGGCCCCGGGCGCGGCACCCTGATGGCCGACATTTTGCGCGTCGCCTGCCGGGCACCGGGCTTTCGCGATGGCCTGCAACTGCGTTTGTTCGAGACCAATCCGGCGCTGATGGCGGAGCAGAATGCGCGGCTTGAGGTTTATGACCCCAAATGGCTGCAGAACTTCGATGCCTTCGACGAGGGTCCAGTGCTCGTTGTTGCCAACGAGTTCTTCGATGCGCTGCCGATCCGCCAATTCGTGCGCAAGGCTGACGGCTGGCACGAGCGGCAGGTTGGGCTGCTGGATGGCAGGCGCGCCTTTGGCCTGTCGCCGACACCGATCCCCGCTTCGGCCATGCCGGACGCTTTGGCCAGTGCTGCCGAGGACACGCTGCTGGAAGTCAATTTCGCCGGCGCTGAGGTGATGACGCGGCTGGCCAAGGTCGTGGCGCAACAGGGCGGCGCGATCCTTGCGATCGACTATGGCTATGCGCAGACCCGGACCGGAGAAACGCTTCAGGGCGTGCGGCGGCATCAATTTGCCGACGTGCTCGACGCACCGGGCGAAACCGACCTTTCCGCTCATGTCGATTTTGGCGCACTGGCCAATGTTTCCCGGGGTGCTGGGCTCGCTGCCGAACCGCTGGCGACGCAGGGCGAGTTTTTGACCCGGCTTGGCATTGGCGAACGCGCGTCTGCCTTGTCGCGGGCCAATCCCGGTTCTGCCGACGACGTGCAGGCGGCGCAAAACCGGCTGATCGGCAAGGACGGCATGGGCGAACTGTTCAAGGTCTTCTGTGCGCATAGTCCCGGACTGGCACCGGCAGGCTTCGTGCCATGA
- the lgt gene encoding prolipoprotein diacylglyceryl transferase — MTRAGEAAMVRASVKDCPVPFPNIDPIAFAIGPIAIRWYALAYLVGTLLGAAYGYRMLSKQHLWHRGHPPFPAKDIWDFAFWTMLAIVIGGRLGYVLFYNLPYYLQNPIEIINTLDGGMSFHGGMLGLALAAILFSRSKGGNWLSSLDLIASVATIGIFLGRIANFINGELYGAPASVPWAVIFPTDPMQVPRHPSQLYEAALEGLLLFLVIRIATHVFYALRKPGLVAGIFAIGYSLARILVEFVRLPDAHIGYLYGGWLTQGQLLSLPILLGGIILVAYAATRRENPLRP, encoded by the coding sequence CATCGCCTTTGCCATCGGCCCGATTGCCATCCGCTGGTATGCGCTGGCCTACCTCGTCGGAACGCTCTTGGGCGCCGCTTACGGCTATCGGATGCTGAGCAAGCAGCATCTGTGGCATCGCGGCCATCCGCCCTTCCCGGCCAAGGACATCTGGGACTTCGCTTTCTGGACCATGCTGGCCATCGTCATCGGCGGGCGGCTCGGCTATGTGCTGTTCTACAACCTGCCCTATTATCTCCAGAACCCCATCGAGATCATCAACACGCTCGATGGCGGCATGTCGTTTCATGGTGGCATGCTGGGCCTGGCGTTGGCCGCAATCCTCTTCAGCCGCTCTAAGGGCGGTAATTGGCTGTCCTCGCTCGACCTCATCGCTTCGGTCGCAACGATCGGCATCTTTCTCGGGCGCATCGCCAACTTCATCAATGGCGAGCTTTATGGAGCCCCGGCAAGCGTGCCATGGGCCGTGATCTTCCCCACCGATCCGATGCAGGTACCGCGTCATCCGAGCCAGCTTTACGAGGCGGCTCTCGAAGGCCTGCTGCTTTTCCTAGTCATCCGCATCGCAACCCATGTCTTTTATGCACTGCGCAAGCCAGGTCTCGTCGCCGGCATCTTTGCCATCGGCTATTCGCTGGCCAGAATTCTTGTCGAATTCGTTCGCTTGCCCGATGCGCATATCGGCTACCTGTACGGCGGCTGGCTGACCCAGGGCCAGCTGCTGAGCCTGCCGATCCTTTTGGGCGGCATCATTCTCGTCGCCTACGCTGCGACGCGCCGCGAAAATCCGCTGCGGCCATAG